In Clupea harengus unplaced genomic scaffold, Ch_v2.0.2, whole genome shotgun sequence, one genomic interval encodes:
- the LOC122131226 gene encoding histone-lysine N-methyltransferase set-1-like, translated as MRRSKRHHRDPVQEAIHYISLSADRPELTARYINSLKGRGVFSHSFFEKGDFLVEYRGEIISFEECQRRRRIYHDALQVYFFEYKVNGNKHCIDAAKDDLSLGRLVNDDHINPNSQMKRITVKGKPHLCLFAIRQIQPGEEITYNYGDMDWPWRTKWA; from the exons ATGCGTCGCAGCAAAAGGCATCACAGAGATCCTGTTCAAGAAGCTATACACTATATATCCCTGTCAGCTGACAGGCCAGAACTCACCGCCAGATATATAAACTCTCTGAAAG GTCGAGGAGTGTTTAGCCACAGTTTCTTTGAAAAAGGAGACTTTTTAGTAGAATACAGAGGAGAGATCATTTCATTTGAAGAATGTCAAAGACGCAGAAGAATCTACCATGATGCGCTTCAAGTGTACTTTTTTGAATACAAGGTCAATGGGAACAAGCACTG TATTGATGCTGCAAAGGATGACCTCTCTCTTGGCCGACTAGTTAATGATGACCACATCAATCCGAATAGCCAGATGAAACGTATCACCGTCAAAGGCAAACCCCACCTGTGCTTATTTGCCATACGGCAGATACAGCCAGGAGAGGAAATAACATACAACTATGGGGATATGGACTGGCCATGGAGAACAAAG TGGGCTTAA